In one window of Candidatus Avedoeria danica DNA:
- a CDS encoding phosphotransferase, whose protein sequence is MPIPPTLRQTLHDIHGPAALTWLDGLPSLLVACGQRWRLTVEPPFAPLSYAYVAPAVRDDGSHVVIKAAPPGRGLAAERAALQAFGGRGAVELLASDEAHGVLLLRRVLPGTSLTEWVDAGRDDDATRAAAEVMRGLCRPPVAAAFAWPTVADRARGLDRLRARFDGGTGPLPAGLVGRAEATFAELIAGSAPAALLHGDLHHGNILRSSAGTQAKENDASPSGWLAIDPQGVLGEPAYEVGALLRNPLPWLLSGGQRRARQISARRIAILSESLALDRERLAAWGAAQAVLSAWWSVEDHGWGWEGAIEVADALFDLR, encoded by the coding sequence ATGCCGATTCCGCCCACTCTCCGCCAGACCCTTCACGATATCCACGGCCCAGCCGCCCTCACGTGGCTCGACGGCCTCCCCTCCCTCCTCGTCGCATGCGGCCAACGGTGGCGCCTCACCGTCGAGCCGCCGTTCGCACCGCTCAGCTACGCCTATGTTGCCCCGGCGGTGCGCGACGACGGGTCGCACGTCGTGATCAAGGCGGCACCGCCCGGGCGCGGCCTTGCGGCGGAACGCGCCGCGCTGCAGGCATTCGGCGGCCGCGGCGCGGTCGAGCTGCTGGCGTCCGACGAGGCACACGGCGTGCTGCTCCTGCGGCGGGTCCTGCCGGGCACGTCGCTCACCGAATGGGTCGATGCCGGTCGGGACGACGATGCGACGAGGGCGGCGGCCGAGGTCATGCGGGGCCTCTGCCGCCCGCCGGTCGCGGCGGCCTTCGCGTGGCCGACCGTCGCCGACCGGGCGCGCGGCCTCGATCGGCTCCGCGCCCGTTTCGACGGCGGCACCGGACCGCTGCCGGCCGGTCTCGTCGGGCGCGCCGAGGCGACGTTCGCCGAGCTGATCGCGGGGTCGGCACCGGCCGCGCTCCTCCACGGCGATCTGCACCACGGCAACATCCTCCGCTCAAGCGCCGGCACACAAGCCAAAGAGAACGACGCTTCGCCCTCCGGCTGGTTGGCGATCGACCCGCAGGGCGTCCTCGGCGAGCCGGCCTACGAGGTCGGGGCGCTGCTGCGCAACCCGCTGCCGTGGCTGCTGTCGGGCGGGCAGCGACGGGCACGGCAGATTTCGGCGCGTCGGATCGCGATCCTGTCCGAGTCGCTCGCGCTCGATCGCGAGCGGCTCGCGGCCTGGGGCGCGGCGCAGGCGGTGTTGAGCGCGTGGTGGTCGGTCGAGGACCACGGATGGGGGTGGGAGGGGGCAATCGAGGTGGCCGACGCGCTGTTCGATCTGCGCTGA
- the msrB gene encoding peptide-methionine (R)-S-oxide reductase MsrB, producing the protein MTNDRVSVHVFDRSGQLVGPIDVPRVVKTDGEWRAQLTAEQFAVARGKGTERPFCGTLLDNKRSGVYACVCCALPLFSSGAKFDSGTGWPSFFQPVAEANVVTEVDRSHGMSRSEILCARCSCHLGHVFPDGPPPTRLRFCVNSESLVFVDDGALAGLGVSEV; encoded by the coding sequence ATGACGAACGACCGGGTCAGCGTCCACGTCTTCGACCGCAGCGGCCAACTCGTCGGCCCGATCGACGTGCCGCGCGTCGTGAAGACGGACGGCGAGTGGCGCGCCCAGCTCACGGCCGAGCAGTTCGCGGTCGCGCGCGGCAAGGGCACGGAGCGGCCGTTCTGCGGCACGCTGCTGGACAACAAGCGATCCGGCGTCTACGCCTGCGTCTGCTGCGCGCTGCCGCTCTTCAGCTCGGGCGCCAAGTTCGACTCCGGCACGGGCTGGCCGAGCTTCTTCCAGCCCGTCGCCGAGGCGAACGTCGTCACCGAGGTCGATCGCAGCCACGGCATGTCGCGCTCGGAGATCCTCTGCGCCCGGTGCAGCTGCCACCTCGGCCATGTCTTCCCCGACGGGCCGCCGCCGACGCGGCTGCGGTTCTGCGTGAACTCGGAGTCCCTCGTGTTCGTGGACGACGGGGCATTGGCTGGCCTCGGGGTGTCGGAGGTCTAG
- a CDS encoding DEAD/DEAH box helicase, which translates to MTDLPQTPPPSAFADLGLDPRLLAVLSDLGYEEPTPIQREAIPVLVAGRDLVGQAATGTGKTAAFALPILGALRAEGADLVGPGPHALVLVPTRELAVQVAEALHRYGKALGVSVLPVYGGQAISQQLRALHRGVDIVVATPGRAVDHLKRGSLVLESVRTVVLDEADEMLDMGFAEDLEAILSTTPATRQTVLFSATLAPRVAALAKRHLREPVTINVQREAAAAGEAPLVPQVGYLVQRAHKLNALGRILDMEPPGSAIVFCRTRTEVDTLTEALNARGYRAEALHGGLSQEQRDRVMRRFRDETTDLLVATDVAARGLDIEHVSHVINYDVPVSPEVYLHRIGRTGRAGRAGMAITLAEPRERRLLRNIEHFTGQRIEQATVPTVADLRARQMQQTRAAVEEALEEGDFDTFRVIVDALSDSYDVMDIAAAAVKLAHAAQAGAGDAEEIPAAMMREPYAPPSGRGQGRPRGDDRPARGGGFGGGAGGTFSSGGSAGGRGRRGTTPWQVARIFIGAGRTAGVRPADLVGAIANEAGVSPRLIGAIEIADRFAIVEVPDEIAASVVTALGAATIRGRRVEVRLETAAR; encoded by the coding sequence ATGACCGACCTGCCCCAAACCCCGCCCCCCTCCGCCTTCGCCGACCTCGGCCTCGACCCCCGCCTCCTGGCCGTGCTGTCCGACCTCGGCTACGAGGAGCCCACGCCCATCCAACGCGAGGCGATCCCGGTCCTCGTCGCCGGCCGCGACCTCGTCGGCCAGGCGGCCACCGGGACGGGCAAGACCGCCGCCTTCGCGCTGCCCATCCTCGGCGCGCTGCGCGCCGAAGGCGCCGACCTCGTCGGTCCGGGACCGCACGCCCTGGTCCTCGTGCCCACGCGCGAGCTGGCGGTCCAGGTGGCCGAGGCGCTGCACCGCTACGGCAAGGCCCTCGGCGTCTCCGTCCTGCCGGTGTACGGCGGCCAGGCGATCAGCCAACAGCTGCGCGCGCTCCACCGCGGCGTCGACATCGTCGTCGCCACCCCCGGGCGCGCCGTCGACCACCTCAAGCGCGGCTCGCTCGTTCTGGAGAGCGTGCGGACCGTCGTGCTGGACGAGGCGGACGAGATGCTGGACATGGGCTTCGCCGAGGACCTCGAGGCCATCCTGTCCACGACGCCCGCGACCCGCCAGACCGTCCTCTTCTCGGCGACGCTGGCGCCGCGCGTGGCGGCGCTGGCCAAGCGGCACCTGCGCGAGCCCGTGACGATCAACGTCCAACGCGAGGCCGCCGCGGCGGGCGAGGCGCCCCTCGTCCCGCAGGTGGGCTACCTCGTCCAGCGGGCGCACAAGCTGAACGCCCTCGGGCGGATCCTGGACATGGAGCCGCCCGGCTCGGCGATCGTCTTTTGCCGAACCCGGACGGAAGTGGACACGCTGACCGAGGCGCTGAACGCCCGCGGCTACCGCGCCGAAGCGCTGCACGGCGGCCTGTCGCAGGAGCAGCGCGACCGCGTCATGCGGCGCTTCCGCGACGAGACGACCGACCTGCTCGTGGCCACCGACGTCGCGGCGCGCGGATTGGACATCGAGCACGTCTCCCACGTGATCAACTACGACGTGCCGGTCTCGCCCGAGGTCTACCTCCACCGCATCGGCCGAACGGGCCGCGCCGGCCGCGCCGGCATGGCGATCACGCTGGCCGAGCCGCGCGAGCGCCGGCTGCTGCGAAACATCGAGCACTTCACCGGTCAGCGGATTGAGCAAGCCACCGTGCCGACCGTCGCCGACCTGCGCGCGCGGCAGATGCAGCAGACGCGCGCCGCCGTCGAGGAGGCGCTCGAGGAGGGCGATTTCGACACCTTCCGGGTGATCGTCGACGCGCTGTCCGACAGCTACGACGTGATGGACATCGCCGCGGCCGCCGTGAAGCTGGCGCACGCGGCGCAGGCCGGGGCGGGCGACGCCGAGGAAATCCCGGCGGCGATGATGCGCGAGCCCTACGCCCCGCCGAGCGGGCGCGGCCAGGGCCGGCCGCGGGGCGACGACAGGCCGGCGCGCGGCGGGGGCTTCGGCGGTGGTGCCGGGGGCACGTTCAGCAGCGGCGGGAGCGCCGGCGGCCGCGGGCGCCGCGGCACGACGCCGTGGCAGGTGGCGCGGATCTTTATCGGCGCCGGCCGCACCGCCGGCGTCCGCCCGGCCGACCTCGTCGGCGCGATCGCGAACGAGGCCGGCGTCAGCCCACGGCTCATCGGGGCGATCGAGATCGCGGATCGGTTCGCGATCGTCGAGGTTCCCGACGAGATCGCCGCGTCCGTCGTCACGGCGCTCGGCGCGGCGACGATCCGTGGACGACGGGTGGAGGTACGCCTCGAGACCGCCGCCCGGTAG
- a CDS encoding CoA-binding protein translates to MNATATEAASIGHDADHYAELPVWAVVGASNARHKYGNRIYRTLREAGYRVYAVNRHQAIIEGDTAYARVTDLPEAPDVVNLVVPPDRALAVVQDAHAAGAKAVWFQPGAEDAAAAAWATAHGMDVIHACILVAHNRRGPGAGAGDRTDG, encoded by the coding sequence GTGAACGCCACCGCGACCGAAGCCGCGTCCATCGGACACGATGCCGACCACTACGCCGAACTGCCCGTCTGGGCCGTCGTCGGCGCCTCCAACGCCCGGCACAAGTACGGCAACCGGATCTACCGCACCCTCCGCGAGGCCGGCTACCGCGTCTACGCCGTGAACCGGCATCAGGCGATCATCGAGGGCGACACGGCCTACGCCCGCGTCACCGACCTGCCGGAGGCGCCCGACGTCGTGAACCTCGTCGTGCCGCCCGACCGGGCGCTGGCCGTCGTGCAGGACGCGCACGCAGCGGGGGCCAAGGCGGTCTGGTTCCAGCCGGGCGCCGAGGATGCCGCCGCGGCCGCTTGGGCAACGGCCCACGGAATGGATGTCATCCACGCCTGCATCCTCGTGGCCCACAACCGGCGCGGGCCGGGGGCGGGCGCCGGAGACCGTACGGACGGGTGA